The genomic segment atagtaagacttaaaaaacaacagagtatagttaggcttaaaaaacgacatagtatagtagggcttaaAACGGCGGGGAGGGGTAACCAAGAGTATGTCTGCGGCATTCGAAGCAGCTTCCACTCGGTGGTAGGCGCATATTCACTGTGTGAAAaaaagggttaggggttagaaaacatgtattttctgCACAGCAACATGAAGATTTcttttaaacttactttttttgtttgtcttcaggtgtcctcGCTCTCCACGCTTTGGGAAACCTCTTTGTTGGAAGACGGTCCATCCCACAAGACATCCATTTTTGCCTTTGTCactaatctgaaaaaataaaagttgacagCAAAGTATCTTTTGTTCtataatgtgacttttttttttaaagtaaatgtggCTATGAACACGCACTAGAGGAATTTCTTGTCAAACTCCGCAAAATATGACCGTGTTTATTAGATTTGCTGTATCATTTGCACATTGTACATTTGGTACTGATTAGATATCAAGCAAACTTCCAACATGatgcagtagaaaaaaaaatactgaagatTTAAGTCCTATAACATGCAAAGCATTATTTACGGAGTGAGAGAAtgtgtcattaaaataaattaagagggaaaaaaacaactttcaacTTGACATGATCGAGTGAGCTTTTccgtggaaaaaaaactaataaaagatTGCAAAAGTATTTGCATTACCACTAAACTTTTTTTAGAAGATAGATGAGCACTTGGTATAAATATTGGAATTACCAATTCATTATAATTGACACTGATGCATTCAAGTTCCTGTGGGAATTTTAACACTCTAAAAATGATGCCTTCCTTAGCTTgacaaaatatgtcaaatactGTCTTTTTCTTTGGTCATTTGTCTGCTTTTATCATGTTTgttcataataataattcataattATGTTCAAAATTTAATGCCTAATATGCATTACGTTTTCTCTTAACCAGGCACTTTTGTTTATAAACTAAAAGTGCACACGTGTGGATAAAATTGTTAAATCTATGAATCTATTTGGGAGATATTACCCTGCCATATCTGTACAACATATAGAAATAAAGAATTAGCGTGAGACATgctaacaaacaaaaattacaTATGACGAATGTGCAAATAATCATAATCCGTCCCGACTCGTTAGAGAGTCAATTCATTAAATGTGAGCCAATAGGCTTTTTAAATGTTCACAATGGACAGCTGTGTACCGGTCACTGGACTATTTGAGGCATTTCGCTCCAAGCTTTGGCCTTCTTTTTGGCCAAGGCCATCCATGGCGGTTCATCCTGGGACGAAGGCGGGAGAGCACGCGTGGACGTGGCCGGGGTGCCGGAGAGCGCCACGACCCTTGGTGTGGGCGTCGGGGGGTTAATCCTCGTGGAGGAAGGAGGTGAGCTGAGGATCCTGCTTTGGGTCTGGGGTTTGGACTCCACAGGGGGTTTGGACGGAGTGGAAATGTTGCAGGTTAAAGATGGTTTTATGGCCACGGGGACCGGAGTAGGAAGGGATCGATGGGAGTGGGTGGATTTGGAGGTGGTCAATGGAGGCGCTGGTTTGGGGGGGATAGATTTAGGAAGCTGAAGTGGTGGCACTGGCGTGACAGGAGATATGGGATTCCTGGTTTCGTTTTCGGGACTTGATGAAGGCTTTTCTGGGAAATTCACTAGAGGAAAGAGATGTATTATAAGGATATCTGAAGGAAATGCATGTGATGGCCTGAATTTAAATATTGAAGACATTTGCCTCAAAAAGTACAGTAATTCCTCAATTATTGCAAAATAGatgcaaaatgaataaatataagttaaactaaatgcatttttaattttaaaaagaaagctcatgaataaatacacttttgtgTGATGTAATACTACTGGCAAGCACCAGAGAGGCATACACAAAATATTCCATCTAATGACGTGGTGGAGAAAAAGTTGAAACTAATACTGTTAAATTCAGTTGTTTTTAATAATACCTTTTCCAAGAAACTCAGGTGTTTTGGTAGAGAGTTCGTTTTTTGCCGTTGAGCTGACACAAGAAGTCAGTGAAGACTTCCCATCTTGCGCCTCCTGAATAAATGCAATCAAAAGTTTAAGCAAAAGTCTTTTCAGTTTGCAAATTAAATCACTGACATACCTTCCAAACAGCAATTTCTTCCAGTGAATTTTCTTTGTAGACCTTCTGCTTCTGCCTGGCCATGGAAATCCAACTCGGAGCTTGAGGTTCCGCAAAAACACCACGAGAGGGCGCAGGTTCTAAATGTGCAAATAACAGTTTATTGAGCAAACTGACAATATCAATGTGTTTGTAGGCACCTAAAACACGTTTGGATTTCACTCCGGCGTCTACGTGGACATCCGGTTTCTTGGGAAGTGCCGGTTTTGCACTGACGGCTTGACTTGCAGAGGGTTTGAAACCGGGTGTGTCAACTTTGCAACTAGGCAACACTGCAGGCTCAATGGAGGTCTAAAATGAGGGCACAACAAATGCAGTAATTAGTACAAAGTAACCTGACTTTAACCTTTGACTAGACGGCAGTCAATCCAATCCCGTCTGTTGCCATTGATTATAAGATTAGACACGTTAGATTCCCAGAAAATCCCAGGCACACTTAGAAATAAAAGAATTAACCTTGACAAAGATTACAACTAGTAAATAGGTTTGCACCTCTGTGTTTTCCTCTTCTGAACTGAAGCGCTGCAAAATGGTCGTCTTCCTCAACCGAACTCCGAACGGAGTGGCGGAGTTTCCATCCGTGGGGACGGGGCTCTCTGCAGATAAAAACATAGAACGCCcccaaaaatcatcaaaatgtaaATCAGAATGCCcccaaaaatcatcaaaatgtaaatcagaatgccccaaaaatcaataaaaaaagtgacctcaaagtgccccaaaaatcaatcaaaaagtgacctcaaagtgccccaaaaatcaacaaaatgtaaCCCGGaacgcccccccaaaaaatcaacaaactAACCTGGAATGCcccaaaaatcaattaaaaagtgACCtgaaagtgccccaaaaatcaacaaaatgtaaCCCAGAatgcccccaaaaataaataaataataataataaaatgaacaaaatgcaaCCCAGAatgacccccaaaaataaataataataataaaatcaacaCAATGTCACCAGGATAACGcccaaaaatcatcaaaatgtaaaccagaatgccccaaaaatcaattaaaaaagtgacctgaaagtgcccaaaaaaaaaatcaacaaaatgtaaCCCAGAATGTCCATCAGAGAAAAGCATTCCCACATGAGTTACAGGCATTTACTCACCTTCTTCGCTTGAGACAGTTGAGGTTGGAGCTTTGAGCGATTCTTGGACCACCACAGCCTTGGGAGCAGTGCCTTTAACCACTGTTGTTTTCTCAAACTTCTCCATCTTGGCATCCGACTGTGGCTCCTTCTTGGTGGTCTCCTCCACATTCTCATCTACAGGTTCAACGTCTAGGGTCTCATCCGATGACACCTCTTTAGCTTCCTCGTCAGATAACGACCTCTGCCATTCGGGGGTGATAGCAAAGCGAACTTTACGCTCACTGGGACCCTCCAGGGAATGTTGAACTATTTCCTTCTCAGTTGAAGTATCCAAAACATCTTCCCTAACATCAATCGGATCGCAAATATCGGGTGTTTTCTCTTCTACTTCTGGCATAATTTGGCTGCTTTCTTCATCCGAATGTTGCTCTGAAGAGGACATCTTGTTATTTTCAGCCATTGGGGGAAGCTGGAAGGAAAGCGTGCCTGAATCGGAGGTTGGAGAGGCAAGATCCACGTGGACAACGGTGGTCCAAGTGTTGGATTCGGGAGGAGGGGTTAATTCTCTGGGTGGGGTATTCTCACTTGGGGTTTCCTGGTCATTGGTGGCCTCTATGGGAGTCGTTATTAGATCTTCAATAagtggagaagaagaagaagaaagtacAAGTGATATCGGCTCATCTTTCATCTCTAGTAATTCTTCCTGCAGCACATTTTCCTCCTTGTGGTTTACTTCTTCCTCTGGTTCTGAATAAACCTCTGTGTCCTTCAAGTCTTCATCCTCTCTTGTTTTAGTATCATCGTCATAGTAAGACATTAGCCTTTCATTTTGGCTCTGACATGACTCGTGGTGCGTGTCAACATCTTGTGAGCATGGTGTGTTTTCCGTGGCTTCAAAAAGTGCAGATTCCATTTCTTCCCGCATGGAGGAAACACTGCATATTTCGTGGCTTGACTCAGCAGGAAGGATTTCCCACTCCTCGTCTGTCTCGTCTTCCGATATGGCCTCGTGATGATTCTCTTCCTCCACTTTGTCATCAGTCGCCTCACTTTCTTGCTCTTTCAACTGGTTTGATCCAGTTTGGTGGCTGTCATGTCCTTCTTCAGGTTTGACTTCTTGAGGTGAAGTTATTGGCGAAATGTCCTCCAGCGGCATCttaaagtgaaaacaaaaaagttatttttttcggACATGCTGGGACATATTTTTAACTGTTAACATTAATACATTAGAAAAatagtatttatattttctccTTGCTAACTCTagcggaaaaaaatgaaaccagaaaatatgtatatatatttcaagagtgaaataaaaatggcagaaaaaaaaaatcagcaaaaaaaaaaacgcgattAAAAGAACCTCAAAAAGAGGATTCAAACATTTTTCTGGGAAACAGATTGAATGCTTaaagccgtcaatggcatccattgatttaaaaaaaaatcagcatcacAAAAGTTTAGGTGACAACTCTAGTTatctttaaaataatacatacgCCAGGTTGATTGAATCTTTCCACCACAAGTTCCTCTTCTTccacatcttcatcatcatcctcctcactTTCCTCCAATTCATCAACAAGTAGAAAAGAACTGCTTAAATTGGCATTCTCCTCCCCATCGTCCTCACTGGGCTGATCCATTACAAGTGAATGGCAGGGATCAACTCCATTAAAAACATCCtcatcttcattttctttgttctcCTCCTTCAACTGTTCCTTTATCTCCAGGACGACATCTTCAGAGTCCACACATGGAGTGCAAGAAGTCTTCAGGGAACTTAGTACCTCCTGAAGGAAGGAGCTGTCGCCTCCCAAATCTCCAACAAGTACATCATCTCCCAAATCTTCCATGTTGTCTTCACTTCTATTCAAAAGTGAATCATCTGGGAAATCTTTTATATCAGCAGTAGGTTCTGGTGAGATTCTGAAAACAGAAAAGcagaagtttatttttaattttttaacccaatattacagtggtacctcgagatacgagcagCCTTTTGCGTCCCCTgaatgctcgtatatcaaaatttgcctcctatctcaagataaatactagcccgaaactttactcgtatctcaaattgctcatatgtcaagaTACTACTACTGAAATAAAAATTCCATTAGGAAAAGATATCAAATCACCTGGGAGAGTCCAGATAGGAGCTTCTGCTGCTCAGTTGGGGAGAAGCTGAAGGCTGAGTTTCAGTAACGCCAAGCTCTAATTGACAGGAAGCATCTTGAGTGATTGACATATCCTGCTCTTTGTCCAACTCAGCTTTTTCTTCCACTTCCTCCAACAAGGGCTTTATCTCCTGGCATTCTTCCTTCAACAGTTGTGTCCCCTCATCCACACTTGTATCTGGATAAACAGGgaggaaaataacaataaaaacactgaAGGAAGATGTCAGTGAGTAGGGAAGTGGAAAAAGTCTTACCGCTTATCTTCTCTTCCTCTGGTTGGTCTGGTGCatccatcccattttgttcctCTGACTTCAAATCAAGCCTCTGCATGAACCAGACACAAAGAGAGTAAACATTTGGCTAtaaatataaggcacacttaagtcttaatttttctccaaactagacaaagcgccttataatccagtgcgctttatttatggaaaaaatattaaaatgtgtcattcattgagggtgcgccttataatgcagtgcgccttatagtcgtgaaaatacggtagttctcCCATTGGTTCTAACCCATTCCCAACACTGTGCTGCAACAATGTGTTATGAGGCCCATAACCAGAGATTATTTGtgtttgtaatcatttgatttgtattctagttctcatctcatctcaatttctgaaccactttatcctcattagggtcattgAGGgagctagagcctatcccagctgtctcacGGCCAAagttggaccaacctggatttgaacctaggaccccaaagctgttaggccgatgcgctaaccactcgcaccactgTATTATAGttatttatgggaaaaaaatcaaaacatttgtcTTCTTACATTGGCAGGCTTCCTCTTGTTGTAAGCCTTGTGTCTTAGACCCAGCTTGTGTTTGGCAGCAGAGTTATCCAGACAGCCAAAGGGGCTCGCAGGTTGACTGAAATCCCCCGGAACCGTCACAAGGGGGCTCACCGCTCGGCTGGAGGCAGCACAAGACAGCTGGGGGGGAGGAAGGAGAAAACAGCAAAAGGTTTCACTTATAAATTCAGGCATCCATCTCATCCAAAGCTCATACTACTCATGCGTGTCACGTCTGAGCTGGACTAGGTCAACAACCCCTCCCACATTACCATCATTGTAAGAGAAGTTATTCCTAAAAGTAATGGGACTAAATGACGCATGTTCAACTGTGATTCATTTTAGAAAAACATGTGGAAGATCTCAAAAATTGTTGGCTAAATAGCAACAGTAAACACAATGTCATCTGCCATTGTTAGTTGGACCAGATTAGTTCCAGATAGTTTAGCTCAGATAACACTTGAGTCATTGACAACTTCCCACTATGAAATGATGGTGGGCTAGTGGTGAAAAGTTTAATTGTTATACATAAATGATGAAGCTTGCAGATAGGaaaccaaaaaggaaataaaGCACGACTGTGTGTCTGTGAGTATGTCCAGCTGTATAAATATTCCTGTTCTTTTGTCACTAAGCAATAATACTTTTACAGGTTTTAATACTTTTTGTTAACATACCCGATCATCATCACTGTCAACTCCCTCCAGGCTTATAGAACTGCTCCTCTGAGCTTGATTCTGAAAGTTACAGGTAGAAAGAATCTAAGTTAAGCATCTGTGGATTTATATGGTGATTAGATAGGGGGCCATGTGGCTGTGTGCACGTTACCTTGGCGACATGAGACGAATTATACTCGGGTGGACTGCAGGGCAGACCGTCATCCTCCGACATGGTTCCGGCATCTTCTGACCTCTTCACACACATCAATGATGGAGGAGAACCTAGTCTGATGGCCTGCTTTAGCTGGAGCTGGGAATACATACAAGCCATATTTGAAAAACTTTAAgtctatttgcaaaaaaaaaaacataaccgtattttccggactataattcACACATTCGTACATACACTCATGAAGTTCTATAAAACAAGGGTTACCAATTTTTTGGTCTTTGCGAGCCtctatccagtctattttccatatctcccttctACAACACGCtagaatcaaatgatcaactcttcAACAATATCTCCACAAAGCTAATAACAATCATGGTTGTttaattcaggtgtgttggagaGACTTAAAATAGGGcacaaaagtagttttttttcccagtagtTTTGTATAAAGTATGTGAAAACAGTGCTGGAATAAAAGTACAAATA from the Stigmatopora nigra isolate UIUO_SnigA chromosome 14, RoL_Snig_1.1, whole genome shotgun sequence genome contains:
- the LOC144207724 gene encoding uncharacterized protein LOC144207724, with the translated sequence MLQEETMKRRMSPWGANFGSGRSSDPVSTASGPPEVMANQEPAEVSEECSGKKKSKFQTFKNFFARKKKKENTGDRAELKGSQSSDNISKTSQNNTLSRSEKDKGSKISLGSKALSHDSVFVSDSSEANEALGASQDSIHGKVKSLQLQLKQAIRLGSPPSLMCVKRSEDAGTMSEDDGLPCSPPEYNSSHVAKNQAQRSSSISLEGVDSDDDRLSCAASSRAVSPLVTVPGDFSQPASPFGCLDNSAAKHKLGLRHKAYNKRKPANRLDLKSEEQNGMDAPDQPEEEKISDTSVDEGTQLLKEECQEIKPLLEEVEEKAELDKEQDMSITQDASCQLELGVTETQPSASPQLSSRSSYLDSPRISPEPTADIKDFPDDSLLNRSEDNMEDLGDDVLVGDLGGDSSFLQEVLSSLKTSCTPCVDSEDVVLEIKEQLKEENKENEDEDVFNGVDPCHSLVMDQPSEDDGEENANLSSSFLLVDELEESEEDDDEDVEEEELVVERFNQPGMPLEDISPITSPQEVKPEEGHDSHQTGSNQLKEQESEATDDKVEEENHHEAISEDETDEEWEILPAESSHEICSVSSMREEMESALFEATENTPCSQDVDTHHESCQSQNERLMSYYDDDTKTREDEDLKDTEVYSEPEEEVNHKEENVLQEELLEMKDEPISLVLSSSSSPLIEDLITTPIEATNDQETPSENTPPRELTPPPESNTWTTVVHVDLASPTSDSGTLSFQLPPMAENNKMSSSEQHSDEESSQIMPEVEEKTPDICDPIDVREDVLDTSTEKEIVQHSLEGPSERKVRFAITPEWQRSLSDEEAKEVSSDETLDVEPVDENVEETTKKEPQSDAKMEKFEKTTVVKGTAPKAVVVQESLKAPTSTVSSEEESPVPTDGNSATPFGVRLRKTTILQRFSSEEENTEVQTYLLVVIFVKTSIEPAVLPSCKVDTPGFKPSASQAVSAKPALPKKPDVHVDAGVKSKRVLEPAPSRGVFAEPQAPSWISMARQKQKVYKENSLEEIAVWKEAQDGKSSLTSCVSSTAKNELSTKTPEFLGKDGIFCVCLSGACQQMSSIFKFRPSHAFPSDILIIHLFPLVNFPEKPSSSPENETRNPISPVTPVPPLQLPKSIPPKPAPPLTTSKSTHSHRSLPTPVPVAIKPSLTCNISTPSKPPVESKPQTQSRILSSPPSSTRINPPTPTPRVVALSGTPATSTRALPPSSQDEPPWMALAKKKAKAWSEMPQIVQ